Part of the Geodermatophilus obscurus DSM 43160 genome is shown below.
CCCCTCGGGCCGCAGCCGCGGAGCACGAGGACGGAGTCGGCGTCGACGTCGAGGTCGGGGTCGTCGATGCGGGCGTGGAAGTCCTCGATCGAGTCGAACACCACCGCCCGGCCCCGGTGCCGCAGCAGGTGCGGCGAGGCGGCGGCCGGCTTGATCACCGCACCGGTCGGGGCGAGGTTGCCGCGCAGCACGGCGATGCCGCCCTCGGCGACCAGGGGTTCGGCACGGGTGCGGATGACCTCGGGATCCCAGATCGGCGCGTCCTCCAGGGAGTCGACGAGCGGCTTGCCGGTGACGGTGAGCGCGGTCGGGTCGAGCAGGTCGCGCACCTCGCGCAGGACCGCGAGCAGGCCGCCGGCCCGGTGGAAGTCCTCCATGAGGAAGCGGCCGGCGGGCTGCAGGTCGACCAGCACGGGCACGGACGAGCCGATCCGGTCGAAGTCGTCGAGCGTGAGGTCGATGCCGAGCCGGCCGGCGATGGCCAGCAGGTGGACGACGGCGTTGGTCGACCCGCCGATGGCGGCGAGTGCGACGATCGCGTTGGTGAAGGAGGCCCTGGTGAGGAAGGTGCTCGGCCGCCGGTCGGCGGTGATCATCTCCACGGCCAGCCGGCCGGTGCCGTGCGCGGCCTCCAGCAGCCGGCTGTCGGGAGCAGGCGTGCCGGCGACGCCCGGGACGACGGTGCCCAGCGCCTCGGCGACCAGCGCCATGGTCGAGGCGGTGCCCATCGTGTTGCAGTGCCCCCGGCTGCGGATCATCGACGACTCCGACCGGGTGAACGCCTCCTGCGAGAGGGTGCCGGCGCGGACCTCCTCGCTCAGCCGCCACACGTCGGTGCCGCAGCCCAGCGGTACGCCGCGGAAGGTGCCGGTCAGCATCGGCCCACCGGGGACGACGACGGCGGGCAGGTCCACCGAGGCCGCGGCCATGAGCAGCGACGGGATGGTCTTGTCGCAGCCGCCGAGCAGCACGACGCCGTCGACCGGGTTGGCCCGGAGCATCTCCTCGGTGGCCATCGCGGCCATGTTGCGCCAGAGCATCGCCGTGGGCCGGACCTGCGTCTCACCGAGGGACACCACGGGCAGCTCCAGCGGGACGCCGCCGGCCTCGAGGACGCCGTTGCGCACGGACGCCGCGACCTCGGTGAGGTGCGCGTTGCACGGCGTCAGGTCCGAGGCGGTGTTGGCGATCGCGATCTGCGGCCGGTCGAAGGCGTCGCCCGGCACGCCGCGGCGCATCCAGGCCCGGTGGATGTAGGCGTTGCGGGCGTCCCCCGCGTACCACTGCGCGCTCCGGAGCGTCACGAGAAGCTGCCTTTCCAACAGTCGAGACGATGGTCTAGCTTCTGGAACGCGATGGAGGCTACGCACACATCCGGCGGAGCGACAGCACCCGGAGGGGACGGTGTGAGCCGGCTCGACGAGAGCCGGCTCGTCGGCTCCGACCGGGTGCTCGCCGTGCTCAAGGAGCTGGCCCGCCACGCCGACGGCGCCGGCCTGGAGGAGCTGACCCGGGCGATCGGCAGCCCCAAACCGACCGTGCACCGCGCGCTCGGCTCGCTGCGGCGCGCCGGCCTCGCCGACCAGGACGCCCGGGGCCACTACGTGCTCGGCGACGAGTTCCTCCGGATGGCGTTCGCCCACCACGAGGCCCGGCCGGAGCACGTCCGCGTGCGCCCGGTGCTGGAGAGCCTGGCCGCCCACTTCGGGGAGACCTCCCACTACGCGGTCCTCGACGGCCGCGAGGTGGTCTACCGCGCGAAGGTCGACCCGCCGACCGGGGCCGTGCGGCTGACCTCGACGATCGGCGGGCGCAACCCGGCCCACGCCACGGCCGTCGGCAAGCTCCTGCTGGCGCACCGGCTGACCACCCGCGAGGACGTGGCGGCCTGGGCTGGGACGGCGGAGCTCGTACGGCGCACGCCGCGGACCCGCTGCACGGTCGAGGACCTGCACCGCGACCTGGCGCGGACACGGGAGCAGGGGTACGCCACCGACCACCAGGAGAACGAGACCGGCGTCAACTGCCTGGCGCTGCCGGTCTTCCTCACCTCGCCGAGCGCGCCGTCGGGTGCGCTGAGCATCAGCGCGCTCGCCTACCGGACACCGCTGTCCGCCCTGGTCGAGGCCCTCGGCGTGGTCCGGGGGCTGCTGGGGCCGATGGGAGAGGCCCGGTGACGCGGACCGTCGCGCCCGTGCTCGAGCTCTGCCCGGCACCGGCCTGCCCGCACCCGACCCTGGAGACAGTCCCGTGTACCTGATGCGCATCGGCGCGCCCGGCGCCGAGAAGCCCGTCGTCCGCCTGGACGAGGAGACCTACGTCGACGTCTCCGACGTCGCCCCCGACTTCGACGAGACCTTCTTCGGCAGCGGAGGCCCCGAGCTCCTCCGCCCGGTGGTGGCCGAGCGCGCGGCCAACGGGCAGGTCGGCCGCTTCGCCGGGGAGCGGATCGGTGCGCCGATCGCGCGGCCGCACCAGATCCTGTGCATCGGCCTCAACTACCGCGACCACGCCGCCGAGACCGGCCAGCCGGTGCCTGCCGAACCGATCCTGTTCACCAAGTCGCCCAACACGCTCGTCGGCCCGGACGACGACGTGCGCATCCCGCGCGGGTCAACCAAGCCCGACTGGGAGGTCGAGCTGGGCCTGGTCATCGGCCGGCGCACCAGCTACCTGGACTCGGTCGAGGAGGCCCGCGACGCGATCGCCGGCTACCTGGTCGTCAACGACGTCAGCGAGCGGGCGTTCCAGATGGAGCGCGGCGGCCAGTGGTCCAAGGGCAAGTCCGCCGAGACGTTCAACCCGGCCGGCCCCTGGTTGGTCACCCCGGACGAGATCGACGACGTCCTGGCCCTGGACATGTGGCTGGACGTCAACGGGGTGCGCCGGCAGACCGGCAACACCGAGACGATGGTCTTCGACCCGTACGTGATCGTGCACCACCTGAGCCAGTTCATGGTCCTGGAGCCCGGTGACCTGATCAACACCGGTACCCCGCCCGGTGTCGGCATGGGGTTCCGGCCGCCCGTGTGGCTGCAGCCCGGTGACGTCGTGGAGCTCGGCATCGACAGGCTGGGGTCGCAGCGGCAGCACGTGCTCGGACCGCGGTGAGCACACCCACCGTGCGGGCGTTCGTGCTGACCGCGCCGGGGGAGGCGTCGGTGCAGGAGGTGCCCGCGCCCGTGGCCGTCCCCGGCGAGGTCGTCGTCGACGTCGAGCGGGTGGGCGTCTGCGGCACCGACGTCGAGTTCTTCACCGGCGAGATGACCTACCTGCACGAGGGGCACTCCGCCTACCCCATGCGGCTGGGCCACGAGTGGGCGGGCACCGTCTCCGCCGTCGGGGACGGCGTCGACCCCGCCTGGCTCGGCCGCCGCGTCATGGGCGACACCATGCTGGGCGACCGGACCTGCCGCGCCTGCCGGAGGGGCGCCCAGCACGTCTGCGCGCGCCGCCAGGAGGTCGGCATCCGCGGCGGCCGTCCCGGTGCGCTGGCCGAGCAGCTCGCCGTCCCCGCGTGGTCGCTGCACGCGCTGCCGGATCGCGTCGACGCCGTCCTCGGCGCGCTCGTCGAGCCCGGCGGCAACGCGCTGCGCGCGGCGCAGGCCGCCGGCGTGGGCCCCGGCGACCGGGCCCTGGTGCTCGGCCCGGGGACCATCGGGCTGCTGACGGCGATGTTCCTGCGCGCCGCCGGCGCCGAGGTGCACCTGATGGGTCTCGGCGAGGAGTCGCTGGCCTTCGCCCGCAGCCTCGGCTTCGCGCACGCCTGGACCGAGGCGACGCTGCCGGACGAGCCGTTCGACGCGGTCGTCGACGCCTCCAACGCCGTCCACCTCCCGGCCCTGGCCCTCGACGTGGTGCAACCGGCCGGACGGGTGGTCTACATCGGCATCTCCGGCGACCCCAGCACGATCGACACCCGGACCCTGCTGCTCAAGGACGTCACCGCGGTGGGCGTGCTGTCGGCCTCGCCGGCGCTGGAGGACACCATCGCCGCCTACGCCGGCGGCGCGGTCGACCCGCGGCCGCTCGTCGCGGCGACCGTCGGTCTCGACCGGGTCGGTGCCGTGCTGGCCGGCGAGCGCATCGAGGGAGCCGGCCCCGGCCCCAAGACCCACGTCGACCCGAGGGGTGTCTGACATGACCGAGTTCGACGGGCTGGTCGCCGTGGTGACCGGCGGCGCCAGCGGCATCGGCGCGGCCACCGCCCGCCTGCTCCAGGAGCGCGGCGCGCGCGTCGCCGTGCTGGACCGCGGGACCGACGGCGCCCCGGACGGCGTCCTGGCGCTGCGCTGCGACGTCACGGACGCCGCGGCCGTCGACGCGGCCGTCGGGACGGTCGTCGAGCGGCTGGGCGGCCTCGACGTGCTGGTCAACAACGCCGGCGTCGGCGCGACCGGGCACGTGGGGGAGAACGACGACGCGGAGTGGGCCCGGGTCCTCGACGTGAACGTCACCGGCATGGCCCGGGTGGCCCGGGCGGCGTTGCCGCACCTGCGCCGGTCCGCGCACGCGGCCGTGGTGAACACCTGCTCGGCGGTGGCGTTCGTCGGCGTCCGCCAGCGGGCGCTCTACAGCGCGAGCAAGGGGGCGGTGCTCGCCCTGACCCTGGCCATGGCCGCCGACCACGTCCGGGAGGGCATCCGGGTCAACGCCGTGGCCCCCGGGACGGCGGAGACGCCGTGGGTCGGCCGGCTCCTCGGTGCCGCCGAGGACCCGGCCGCAGCGGCCGAGGCACTGCGGCAGCGCCAGCCGCTGGGCCGGCTGGTGACCGCCGAGGAGGTCGCGCACGCGATCGCCTCGCTCGCCTCCCCGCTGGCGGCCTCGACGACAGGCACGGTGCTGCGGGTGGACGGCGGCATGACAGGCCTGCGCGTCTGACCCCGGCGCACGGGACACCCGCGCTGCGTTCGGGCGCCGGATGGGCGGCGGTCGGGTTCCGGCGCGCACCGGCTCACGGCCGGTCTAGGTCCTCGATCCGCGCCGTCGACGGGCCCCGCACGGCGGCGGCGGAGCGGGACACGGCCTCGGCCTCCCGGAGCACCCGCAGGACGTTCCCGCCGACCAGCTTGACGCAGTCGTCCTGGCTCCAGCCGCGGCCGAGCAGCTCGGCGACCAGCGCGGGGTAGCAGGCGACGTCGTCCAGGCCGTCGGGGACGTCGTCGGTCCCGTCGTAGTCCCCGCCGATGCCGACGTGGTCGATGCCGGCCACCGTGCGCACGTGCTCGACGTGGTCGGCCACCTCGGCGAGCGACGCGCGCGGCCGCGGGTGCTCGGCGGCGTACTCGGCGCCCACCGTGGCACGGACCCCGGCGTCCCGCGGGTCGAGCCCCCGCCGCTCCACCTCGGTCCGGAGTCCGAGGGCCCAGGCGCGGCACCGTGGCGACACGAAGTCCGGGACGAACGTCACCATGCACACCCCGCCGTTGGCGGCCAGCCGGCGGAGCAGGTCGTCCGGGACGTTCCGCGGGGAGTCGCAGACGGCGCGGGCTCCCGAGTGGGAGAAGACGACCGGTGCCTCCGCGACCGCCAGGACGTCGCGCGCCGTGTCGGCCGCCACGTGGGAGAGGTCGACCAGCATCCCGAGCCGGTGCATCTCGCGCACCACCTCGCGACCGAACGGGCTCAGCCCACCGATCGCGGGGACGTCGGTCGCCGAGTCCGCCCAGGGCACGTTCACGTTGTGCGTCAGCGTCAGGTAGCGGACACCGAGCCGGTGCAGCACCCGGAGGACGCCCAGCGAGTTCGCGATGGAGTGGCCGCCCTCGGCGCCGAGCAGCGAGGCGATCCGGCCGCGGGCGAAGGCGGCCGCCACGTCGTCGGCTCCGAGTGCGAGCTCCAGGTCGTCCGGGTGGGCGCGGATCATCCGGTGGACGAGGTCGACCTGCTCCAGCGTGGCGGCCACCGCCGAGTCGCCCTGCAGCGTGCCCGGGACGTAGACCGACCAGAACTGGCCGCCGACCCCGCCGCGCCGCAACCGCGGCAGGTCGGTCTGCGTCCCCGGCACGGGGCCCGCGAGGTCCAGCCGGTCCAGGTCGCCTCCGAACCGGGTGCGCAGAGCCCACGGCAGGTCGTTGTGGCCGTCGACCAAGGGGTGCCGGCGCAGCAGGGCGTGGGCCGTGGCGAGGTGACCGGTCATCCCGCCCTACAGACCGAGCGCCTGGCGGACGTACGGGATGTGGCGGCG
Proteins encoded:
- a CDS encoding fumarylacetoacetate hydrolase family protein, which gives rise to MRIGAPGAEKPVVRLDEETYVDVSDVAPDFDETFFGSGGPELLRPVVAERAANGQVGRFAGERIGAPIARPHQILCIGLNYRDHAAETGQPVPAEPILFTKSPNTLVGPDDDVRIPRGSTKPDWEVELGLVIGRRTSYLDSVEEARDAIAGYLVVNDVSERAFQMERGGQWSKGKSAETFNPAGPWLVTPDEIDDVLALDMWLDVNGVRRQTGNTETMVFDPYVIVHHLSQFMVLEPGDLINTGTPPGVGMGFRPPVWLQPGDVVELGIDRLGSQRQHVLGPR
- a CDS encoding zinc-dependent alcohol dehydrogenase; amino-acid sequence: MSTPTVRAFVLTAPGEASVQEVPAPVAVPGEVVVDVERVGVCGTDVEFFTGEMTYLHEGHSAYPMRLGHEWAGTVSAVGDGVDPAWLGRRVMGDTMLGDRTCRACRRGAQHVCARRQEVGIRGGRPGALAEQLAVPAWSLHALPDRVDAVLGALVEPGGNALRAAQAAGVGPGDRALVLGPGTIGLLTAMFLRAAGAEVHLMGLGEESLAFARSLGFAHAWTEATLPDEPFDAVVDASNAVHLPALALDVVQPAGRVVYIGISGDPSTIDTRTLLLKDVTAVGVLSASPALEDTIAAYAGGAVDPRPLVAATVGLDRVGAVLAGERIEGAGPGPKTHVDPRGV
- a CDS encoding dipeptidase; translated protein: MTGHLATAHALLRRHPLVDGHNDLPWALRTRFGGDLDRLDLAGPVPGTQTDLPRLRRGGVGGQFWSVYVPGTLQGDSAVAATLEQVDLVHRMIRAHPDDLELALGADDVAAAFARGRIASLLGAEGGHSIANSLGVLRVLHRLGVRYLTLTHNVNVPWADSATDVPAIGGLSPFGREVVREMHRLGMLVDLSHVAADTARDVLAVAEAPVVFSHSGARAVCDSPRNVPDDLLRRLAANGGVCMVTFVPDFVSPRCRAWALGLRTEVERRGLDPRDAGVRATVGAEYAAEHPRPRASLAEVADHVEHVRTVAGIDHVGIGGDYDGTDDVPDGLDDVACYPALVAELLGRGWSQDDCVKLVGGNVLRVLREAEAVSRSAAAVRGPSTARIEDLDRP
- a CDS encoding SDR family NAD(P)-dependent oxidoreductase, with the protein product MTEFDGLVAVVTGGASGIGAATARLLQERGARVAVLDRGTDGAPDGVLALRCDVTDAAAVDAAVGTVVERLGGLDVLVNNAGVGATGHVGENDDAEWARVLDVNVTGMARVARAALPHLRRSAHAAVVNTCSAVAFVGVRQRALYSASKGAVLALTLAMAADHVREGIRVNAVAPGTAETPWVGRLLGAAEDPAAAAEALRQRQPLGRLVTAEEVAHAIASLASPLAASTTGTVLRVDGGMTGLRV
- a CDS encoding IlvD/Edd family dehydratase, which produces MTLRSAQWYAGDARNAYIHRAWMRRGVPGDAFDRPQIAIANTASDLTPCNAHLTEVAASVRNGVLEAGGVPLELPVVSLGETQVRPTAMLWRNMAAMATEEMLRANPVDGVVLLGGCDKTIPSLLMAAASVDLPAVVVPGGPMLTGTFRGVPLGCGTDVWRLSEEVRAGTLSQEAFTRSESSMIRSRGHCNTMGTASTMALVAEALGTVVPGVAGTPAPDSRLLEAAHGTGRLAVEMITADRRPSTFLTRASFTNAIVALAAIGGSTNAVVHLLAIAGRLGIDLTLDDFDRIGSSVPVLVDLQPAGRFLMEDFHRAGGLLAVLREVRDLLDPTALTVTGKPLVDSLEDAPIWDPEVIRTRAEPLVAEGGIAVLRGNLAPTGAVIKPAAASPHLLRHRGRAVVFDSIEDFHARIDDPDLDVDADSVLVLRGCGPRGYPGMPEVSNMPLPKKLLQQGVRDMVRVCDGRMSGTAYGTVVLHVTPEAAAGGPLALVRTGDVVSLDVAARRIDVEVPDDELARRAPDAATVAAFADPRRGWERLYVDHVLQADTGADLDFLLGSSGSAVSRESH
- a CDS encoding IclR family transcriptional regulator, which gives rise to MSRLDESRLVGSDRVLAVLKELARHADGAGLEELTRAIGSPKPTVHRALGSLRRAGLADQDARGHYVLGDEFLRMAFAHHEARPEHVRVRPVLESLAAHFGETSHYAVLDGREVVYRAKVDPPTGAVRLTSTIGGRNPAHATAVGKLLLAHRLTTREDVAAWAGTAELVRRTPRTRCTVEDLHRDLARTREQGYATDHQENETGVNCLALPVFLTSPSAPSGALSISALAYRTPLSALVEALGVVRGLLGPMGEAR